The following coding sequences are from one Leptospira mayottensis 200901116 window:
- a CDS encoding inorganic phosphate transporter → MDFFLIIVVLMAILGVGDLLVGVSNDAVNFTNSAVGSKASSKRIILVVAGIGIILGALSSSGMMEVARKGIFHPSGFALQDLMFLFLAVMLTDIVLLDLYNTLGLPTSTTVSLVFELLGAALAIALLKTGTLSGAFQIINSESALKIIFGIVTSVIVAFFSGIILQFVFRFIFSFNLKNSMKYFGGLFGGLSVTIMIFFTLLSAMKGSNLIPSEISDYLNKNFTNILLFSFVGFSILFQILVLLEWNILKFLVLIGTGSLAMAFASNDLVNFIGVPLASFTTWTLIQAGGDPTALATGLAGSVQTPNFILLGAACIMLFSLWFSKKAESVTQTEVTLGSQGETLESFNTNLVARVFVQIALGIYTPIKAILPTRVRNFIGKRFEQKNSLEIVRMHETEAFDLLRASVNIQISSALILIGTLYKLPLSTTFVTFMVAMGTSLTDGAWNKENSVNRVSGVLTVVGGWFFTAIIASATAGAIGSILYIFGFSSVIVLVLIATLLIFLFARIHKKRQETYDENLEKLITLKKHPERALSRTISSMLASLNVARKALNNVCAGYVNGKKKNFRQTQKLLKDLKKMRENSLSSFLSIANKHLEEEDLSSIHPITESINYLDRITESIWNILRTSSNGISSFHEVSKDEKEEVKELRKSATNLMELIADSDKFPDLLEKARSEKKTRNLEKIKQNIYKSQMKRIKKGDSKLKSSVSYFVIIDELVDINDNLLSLAEELSIAIPWTEKKKIELQSKSLLALKTEEKKKKK, encoded by the coding sequence ATGGACTTTTTTTTAATCATCGTCGTTCTAATGGCAATCCTCGGAGTCGGCGATCTCCTAGTCGGAGTTTCGAACGACGCGGTAAATTTCACCAATTCCGCCGTTGGTTCTAAAGCCTCCTCCAAAAGAATCATTCTGGTAGTAGCCGGAATCGGGATCATTCTCGGAGCCCTTTCTTCCAGTGGTATGATGGAAGTCGCAAGAAAAGGAATCTTTCATCCGAGCGGATTTGCACTTCAGGATCTAATGTTCCTGTTTTTAGCGGTTATGCTCACGGATATCGTGCTTCTGGATCTTTACAACACCCTAGGGCTTCCGACTTCCACAACGGTATCTCTGGTGTTTGAACTTTTAGGAGCCGCTCTTGCAATTGCACTTTTAAAAACCGGAACTTTGAGCGGTGCGTTTCAAATCATCAACTCGGAAAGCGCACTCAAGATTATTTTCGGAATCGTAACGAGCGTGATTGTCGCTTTTTTCTCCGGAATCATTCTACAGTTCGTGTTCCGATTCATTTTTTCGTTCAACTTAAAGAATTCGATGAAATACTTTGGAGGGCTTTTCGGAGGGCTTTCTGTCACTATCATGATCTTTTTTACGCTTTTATCGGCGATGAAAGGTTCCAACCTCATTCCTTCGGAAATAAGCGATTATCTGAATAAGAATTTTACAAACATTCTTCTATTTAGCTTCGTAGGATTTTCGATCCTTTTTCAAATCCTAGTACTATTAGAATGGAATATTCTAAAATTCCTAGTTTTGATCGGAACGGGTTCTCTCGCGATGGCCTTTGCGAGCAACGACTTGGTGAATTTTATCGGCGTTCCTCTCGCAAGTTTTACTACTTGGACTTTAATTCAGGCTGGAGGAGATCCAACCGCTTTGGCAACCGGTCTTGCAGGAAGCGTTCAGACTCCGAACTTTATTCTCTTAGGCGCAGCCTGTATCATGCTTTTCTCTCTTTGGTTTTCCAAAAAAGCCGAATCAGTAACACAAACCGAAGTTACGCTCGGCTCTCAGGGAGAAACATTAGAGAGTTTTAATACGAATTTGGTTGCTCGGGTTTTCGTCCAAATTGCACTCGGAATTTATACTCCGATCAAGGCGATTCTTCCCACAAGGGTTCGTAATTTTATCGGTAAGCGCTTCGAACAGAAAAATTCTTTGGAGATCGTCAGAATGCATGAGACAGAAGCTTTCGACTTACTCAGAGCTTCCGTAAACATTCAAATCTCAAGCGCATTGATTCTGATTGGAACCCTTTACAAACTTCCTCTCTCCACAACCTTTGTGACCTTCATGGTGGCAATGGGAACCTCTCTCACAGACGGAGCCTGGAATAAGGAAAATTCCGTTAACAGAGTAAGCGGAGTTCTCACCGTAGTCGGTGGTTGGTTCTTTACCGCCATCATCGCATCAGCGACTGCAGGAGCAATCGGATCGATTCTGTATATCTTCGGATTCTCTTCGGTGATCGTCCTCGTTTTAATCGCGACACTTTTGATATTCCTCTTTGCAAGGATCCACAAAAAGCGTCAGGAAACATACGACGAAAATCTGGAAAAACTCATCACTCTCAAAAAGCATCCGGAAAGAGCTCTTTCTAGGACGATCTCCTCCATGCTCGCGAGTTTAAACGTTGCAAGAAAGGCTTTGAACAACGTCTGTGCGGGTTACGTAAACGGTAAAAAGAAAAATTTCAGACAGACTCAAAAACTTTTGAAAGACTTAAAAAAGATGAGGGAAAATTCCCTTTCCAGTTTTTTATCGATCGCAAACAAACATTTGGAAGAAGAAGATCTTTCTTCCATTCATCCGATCACCGAATCGATCAATTATCTGGATCGAATTACGGAAAGTATTTGGAATATTCTTAGAACCTCGTCGAACGGAATCAGTTCTTTTCACGAGGTTTCTAAAGACGAAAAGGAAGAGGTGAAGGAACTCAGGAAATCCGCCACGAATTTGATGGAGCTCATTGCAGATTCCGATAAATTCCCGGATCTTTTGGAAAAAGCAAGATCGGAAAAGAAAACCAGAAACTTAGAAAAAATCAAACAGAACATCTATAAAAGTCAGATGAAACGAATCAAAAAAGGAGACAGCAAACTGAAATCCAGTGTTTCCTACTTCGTGATCATCGACGAACTTGTAGACATTAACGACAATCTTCTTTCTCTAGCAGAAGAGTTAAGTATTGCGATTCCTTGGACTGAAAAGAAAAAGATAGAGTTGCAAAGTAAGTCTTTACTCGCGCTCAAAACAGAAGAGAAAAAAAAGAAGAAGTGA